The genomic window tattttatttgcagagcCATGTTTGAAGTTAATATGAAAGAACGAGATGATGGCAATGTTACTATTAGTAATCTATCACCTAAGGCAGTGAAAGCTTTTCTTGATTACGcttacacaggaaaaacagagataaCAAATGATAATGTGGAAATGCTCTTCCAACTGTCATCATTTCTTCAAGTTTCACTCCTTTCCAAAGCTTGCAGTGACTTTCTAATAAAAAGTATTGATCTTGTGAATTGCCTACAGTTGCTTTCTCTATCAGAAAGTTATGGGTCCATCCGCTTGTTTGATCATGCGCTAGATTTTGTACAGCACCACTTTTCATTGCTGCTCAGGTCAAGTGATTTTTTGGAgatgaattttgaaatattacaaAAATGTCTTGAGGCTGATGAGCTAAATGTCCCTGAGGAAGAATCAGTGTTGAAAGCTGTCCTCCAGTGGACCAAACACAACTTAGAAACACGGCAGAAATACCTGcctaatttaattaaaaaagtgaGACTACACCAGTTACCTGAAAAGACTTTGCAGGACTTTCTGCATTCTGAAGAACACTTACTTAAGAGTGCTAATTGCTCAGTAATAATCAGTGATGCAGTTAAAAGTGTGCAAAACTTCAGTGGACTGTTTCCAGATGCACGTCcttcaacaacagaaaaatatatatttgttcaTAAAACTGATGAAGATGGAGAAAACAGACATACATTCTGCTACAACATCAAAACAGATAAATGGAAGGAACTACCACATACACACATGATTGATCTGCCAGGGTCAAGTTTATCTAGctatggagaaaaaatatttataactgGAGGATGCAAGGGGAATTGTTACAGGACCGTCAGGCTTCATATTGCTGAACCGTTTCATGATGCCACTGACCAAACCTGGTGCTACTGCCCAGTCAGCAATGAATTCTCCATAGTGTCAGCTATGAAAAAACCAAGGACAATGCACACATCTGTTGTAACCTTAAATCAGCTCTTTGTAATAGGTGGAAAGACCAGAGGAGCTCAAGAAACTCGAAGTCTTTTGGATGTGGAATCCTATAATCCTCTTTCCAAAGACTGGAAATCTGTAAGTCAATTACCAAGAGGTATCTACTATCCAGAAGCAAGTGCATGTCAGAACATAATTTATGTCCTTGGCTCAGAAGTAGAGATTACTGATGCCTTTAATCCATCTCTTGACTGTTTCTTTAAGTATAATGCCATGACTGATCAGTGGTCTGAGCTTGTAGCAGAATTTGGGCAGTTTTTCCATGCAACTCTAATCAAAGCTGTTCCAGTGAACTGCACATTGTACATATGTGATCTCTCCACTTACAAGGTCTACAGTTTTTGCCCAGAAACCTGTGTTTGGAAAGGGGAAGGATCTTTTGAATGCGCTGGCTTTAATGCAGGGGCAGTTGGGACAGAAGACAAAATTTATATACTAGGTGGTGATTATGCTCCAGAAGAAATCACAGATGAAGTCCAAGTCTACCATAGTAGTAGGTCTGAGTGGGAAGAAGTTTCACCAATGCCAAGAGCCTTAACTGAGTTTTACTGTCAGGTCATTCAGTTTAATAAATATAGGGACCCCTGGTCACCTGTACTGACAATTTGCTCTGGAGAATTTTGAAACTCCTGAATCAACAGAATCTATTTAAATGCACAAGTTTTAGATCAGATTTTTAAGTATTCATTTACAGATGGAGAAATATGTACCTGTTTGTTTAAATCTTCAGTTTAAATTGTATGTTGTAGGATTGCTTTTGGAAGAGTCCATTAACATGTCATTCATGCTAGTTATTACATACAAAGTATTAATTTTGTATACAACTCTTCTctgtaattaataattttgaaa from Chiroxiphia lanceolata isolate bChiLan1 chromosome 2, bChiLan1.pri, whole genome shotgun sequence includes these protein-coding regions:
- the KBTBD3 gene encoding kelch repeat and BTB domain-containing protein 3 isoform X1: MANQRDYISRPICNGISVPENKINSLVAEGHGQQILKVLQKFREQNIFFDFKIVVKDEIIPCHRCVLAACSDFFRAMFEVNMKERDDGNVTISNLSPKAVKAFLDYAYTGKTEITNDNVEMLFQLSSFLQVSLLSKACSDFLIKSIDLVNCLQLLSLSESYGSIRLFDHALDFVQHHFSLLLRSSDFLEMNFEILQKCLEADELNVPEEESVLKAVLQWTKHNLETRQKYLPNLIKKVRLHQLPEKTLQDFLHSEEHLLKSANCSVIISDAVKSVQNFSGLFPDARPSTTEKYIFVHKTDEDGENRHTFCYNIKTDKWKELPHTHMIDLPGSSLSSYGEKIFITGGCKGNCYRTVRLHIAEPFHDATDQTWCYCPVSNEFSIVSAMKKPRTMHTSVVTLNQLFVIGGKTRGAQETRSLLDVESYNPLSKDWKSVSQLPRGIYYPEASACQNIIYVLGSEVEITDAFNPSLDCFFKYNAMTDQWSELVAEFGQFFHATLIKAVPVNCTLYICDLSTYKVYSFCPETCVWKGEGSFECAGFNAGAVGTEDKIYILGGDYAPEEITDEVQVYHSSRSEWEEVSPMPRALTEFYCQVIQFNKYRDPWSPVLTICSGEF
- the KBTBD3 gene encoding kelch repeat and BTB domain-containing protein 3 isoform X2, producing MFEVNMKERDDGNVTISNLSPKAVKAFLDYAYTGKTEITNDNVEMLFQLSSFLQVSLLSKACSDFLIKSIDLVNCLQLLSLSESYGSIRLFDHALDFVQHHFSLLLRSSDFLEMNFEILQKCLEADELNVPEEESVLKAVLQWTKHNLETRQKYLPNLIKKVRLHQLPEKTLQDFLHSEEHLLKSANCSVIISDAVKSVQNFSGLFPDARPSTTEKYIFVHKTDEDGENRHTFCYNIKTDKWKELPHTHMIDLPGSSLSSYGEKIFITGGCKGNCYRTVRLHIAEPFHDATDQTWCYCPVSNEFSIVSAMKKPRTMHTSVVTLNQLFVIGGKTRGAQETRSLLDVESYNPLSKDWKSVSQLPRGIYYPEASACQNIIYVLGSEVEITDAFNPSLDCFFKYNAMTDQWSELVAEFGQFFHATLIKAVPVNCTLYICDLSTYKVYSFCPETCVWKGEGSFECAGFNAGAVGTEDKIYILGGDYAPEEITDEVQVYHSSRSEWEEVSPMPRALTEFYCQVIQFNKYRDPWSPVLTICSGEF